The following proteins come from a genomic window of Myroides odoratus DSM 2801:
- the fsa gene encoding fructose-6-phosphate aldolase, producing MKFFIDTANLDQIKEAEALGVLDGVTTNPSLMAKEGITGAANILNHYKSICEIVDGDVSAEVISVDYEGMIKEGEELAALHPQIVVKLPMTKEGVKACKYFSSKGIKTNVTLVFSAGQALLAAKAGATYVSPFIGRLDDISTDGLVLIEEIRQIYDNYGYETQILAASVRHTMHIVNCAKIGADVMTGPLSAILGLLKHPLTDNGLAQFLADYAKGNQ from the coding sequence ATGAAGTTTTTTATTGACACGGCTAACTTAGATCAAATTAAGGAAGCAGAAGCGCTGGGGGTATTAGATGGAGTGACTACCAATCCTTCACTAATGGCTAAAGAGGGAATTACAGGTGCAGCAAACATTTTAAACCACTACAAATCGATTTGCGAAATTGTAGATGGTGATGTTAGTGCTGAGGTAATTTCAGTAGATTACGAAGGAATGATTAAAGAAGGGGAAGAGCTTGCTGCCTTACACCCACAAATCGTTGTAAAATTACCAATGACAAAAGAAGGAGTAAAAGCTTGTAAATACTTTTCATCAAAAGGTATTAAAACAAACGTTACTTTAGTATTCTCTGCTGGTCAAGCTTTATTAGCTGCTAAAGCAGGAGCTACTTACGTTTCTCCTTTTATCGGTCGTTTGGATGATATTTCAACTGATGGGTTAGTGCTTATTGAAGAAATTCGCCAGATTTATGATAACTACGGATATGAAACACAAATTTTAGCTGCTTCAGTTCGTCATACGATGCACATCGTGAATTGTGCAAAAATTGGAGCTGATGTAATGACAGGTCCTTTATCTGCAATCTTAGGATTGTTGAAACACCCTTTAACAGATAACGGATTAGCTCAATTCTTAGCTGATTACGCGAAAGGGAATCAATAA
- a CDS encoding SDR family oxidoreductase: MTKVVFITGGSSGIGKSIGNFLHEKGYKVYGTSRNPERVTTSVFPLVQLDVRDEASIAEAIRTVVEQEGRLDILINNAGVGITGAIEEVPTAEIVNNFQTNVFGPIAVIKAALPTMRKQKTGLIINVTSIAGYMGLPFRGYYSSSKGALELITESLRMELKPFGIEVTNVAPGDFATNIAAGRYHAPVIEKSPYEDVYKMSLEMMNEHVDDGGDPIEMAQAIYKIIQTPKPKVRYVIGAPMQKFSLFLKKILPGKTYEKLLMNHYKIKG; the protein is encoded by the coding sequence ATGACGAAGGTAGTTTTTATTACAGGAGGATCATCCGGGATTGGTAAATCGATTGGTAACTTTTTACATGAAAAAGGATACAAAGTGTATGGAACGAGTAGAAATCCAGAGCGCGTAACGACCTCTGTGTTTCCTTTAGTGCAATTAGATGTTCGCGATGAAGCTAGTATTGCGGAAGCTATTCGAACTGTAGTAGAGCAAGAAGGGCGCTTGGATATTCTAATTAACAATGCAGGTGTTGGAATTACCGGAGCCATTGAAGAAGTGCCTACTGCTGAAATTGTCAATAATTTTCAAACCAATGTATTTGGACCTATTGCGGTTATCAAAGCGGCTTTACCAACCATGCGCAAGCAAAAGACTGGATTGATTATCAATGTAACATCTATCGCAGGGTATATGGGGTTGCCTTTCCGTGGCTATTACTCTTCCTCTAAAGGGGCACTAGAATTGATTACAGAATCTTTGCGTATGGAGTTGAAACCATTTGGTATTGAGGTGACTAATGTAGCGCCTGGGGATTTTGCAACGAATATTGCAGCAGGGCGTTATCATGCACCTGTGATTGAAAAATCACCTTATGAAGACGTGTATAAAATGTCGTTGGAGATGATGAATGAACATGTGGATGATGGGGGAGATCCGATTGAAATGGCACAAGCGATTTACAAAATTATCCAAACGCCAAAACCGAAGGTGCGTTATGTGATTGGAGCACCGATGCAGAAATTCTCTTTGTTTTTGAAAAAGATCCTCCCTGGTAAAACCTACGAAAAGCTCTTGATGAACCACTATAAAATTAAAGGCTAA
- a CDS encoding M28 family metallopeptidase, whose translation MKKYSILVALSALSLGFVQCQSPQTVVQNTPTLTEEAYFKRISSDSIQQSLLVLTADSLEGRRTGEPGQKKAAQYLANYYKKLGIGMPPQTTSYFQPIPASFMTNWQMRLKDSENVWAYIEGSEKPEEVLVLSAHFDHMGILLNKIYYGADDNGSGTSAVMEIARVFQSLVKEGIRPKRSILFLHLTGEEFGLFGSKFYTENPPIPLSNTIANLNIDMIGRRSPEHPSTDDYIFLVGSDKLSQDLHDTAEKANEESVQLILDYTFNDDSDPQRIYYRSDHYNFAKNNIPAIFFYNGTHDDYHLPSDTFDKIDFPILTKRTQFIFETAWKLANGANRPQLN comes from the coding sequence ATGAAAAAATATAGTATCCTAGTTGCCCTTAGTGCCTTGTCGTTGGGCTTTGTTCAATGTCAATCGCCACAAACCGTGGTACAAAACACTCCTACATTGACGGAAGAGGCTTATTTTAAGCGCATCTCTTCTGATTCGATTCAGCAAAGTTTATTGGTTTTAACGGCGGATAGTTTAGAAGGACGTCGCACAGGTGAACCTGGTCAAAAGAAAGCCGCTCAATACTTGGCGAATTACTATAAAAAATTGGGAATCGGAATGCCTCCACAAACTACGAGTTATTTTCAACCTATTCCTGCCTCGTTTATGACCAATTGGCAAATGCGATTAAAAGACAGTGAAAATGTTTGGGCATATATTGAAGGAAGTGAAAAACCAGAAGAGGTTTTGGTGCTTTCTGCTCATTTTGATCACATGGGTATTTTGCTAAACAAAATTTACTATGGCGCAGATGACAATGGTTCAGGCACTTCTGCGGTAATGGAAATTGCACGTGTTTTTCAATCTTTAGTAAAGGAAGGGATTCGACCTAAACGCTCCATCTTATTTCTCCATCTTACAGGGGAAGAGTTTGGTTTATTTGGTTCTAAATTTTACACCGAAAACCCACCTATTCCATTGTCTAACACCATTGCTAATTTAAACATTGACATGATTGGAAGACGAAGCCCTGAACATCCTTCAACAGATGATTATATCTTTTTAGTAGGGTCGGATAAATTAAGTCAGGATTTACATGATACAGCAGAAAAAGCCAATGAGGAATCGGTGCAATTAATTTTGGATTACACCTTTAATGACGATAGTGACCCACAGCGAATTTACTATCGATCGGATCATTACAATTTTGCTAAAAACAATATTCCGGCAATCTTTTTTTACAATGGTACGCATGATGACTATCACCTACCCTCTGATACTTTTGATAAAATAGATTTTCCTATTCTAACCAAAAGAACGCAATTTATATTTGAAACTGCTTGGAAATTAGCTAATGGAGCAAACAGACCTCAACTCAACTAA
- a CDS encoding RNA 2'-phosphotransferase, translating into MEEARKKSIGKFLSLILRHEPSKIGIQLDANGWANIDELIQKCGKHRVSFTRKELDEIVATNTKKRYSLNEDQTKIRANQGHSIVVDLEFTPQVPPVYLYHGTADRFLPSIYKEGIKKMNRQHVHLSQDKETAIAVGSRHGRVVVLTILAGKMQEDGVSFFCSANGVWLTDYIDSKYISK; encoded by the coding sequence ATGGAAGAAGCTAGAAAGAAAAGTATAGGGAAGTTTTTGTCTTTGATTTTGCGTCATGAACCGAGTAAAATAGGAATTCAACTAGATGCGAATGGCTGGGCAAATATTGATGAATTAATTCAAAAATGTGGCAAGCACCGCGTGTCCTTTACTCGAAAAGAATTAGATGAAATTGTAGCAACTAATACAAAGAAAAGATATTCTTTGAATGAGGACCAAACGAAAATACGTGCCAATCAAGGGCATTCGATTGTGGTGGATTTAGAATTTACTCCACAAGTGCCACCAGTATATTTGTATCATGGAACAGCCGATCGTTTTTTGCCCTCCATTTACAAGGAAGGAATCAAAAAAATGAACCGCCAACATGTGCATTTGAGTCAAGATAAAGAAACCGCAATTGCCGTGGGTTCCCGTCATGGACGAGTTGTTGTATTAACGATTTTAGCAGGAAAAATGCAAGAAGATGGCGTGTCGTTTTTCTGTTCTGCTAATGGTGTTTGGCTAACAGATTATATAGATAGCAAGTATATTTCTAAATAG
- a CDS encoding SMI1/KNR4 family protein — MEIQLSRIKEKLANIEQYDEDFVVFGADSHEYTVGANVDLQEVATFEQKCGIKLPEAYVAFVTQIGNGNTTENAYMGSAAGPYYGIYPLGDGLEDLNAGDVKRYLSYPCLLDPDMTDKTWTTLTQAMYDEELSDEAYDAIVGPLFGGLLPIGTQGCAITTCLILNGPHKGRIVYLNDDYKPAFAYEADFLAWYERWLDEIIAGDLLAEHAGWFGYRRGGTSIDLWEAFRTATTEQEQLEYLDGLMNKKEISEPILQGVIETIPQVTVVVRQRLISILAKTTFDRAIPFLEEEVEANLLFVLQQIHWYGTNEAYWLPVLEAYKDKIEEEETYRFYSYIAIKATDNYAYLIVPGLTSRQAEIRSQAVYTLGKLENKEAYIILFREALQDENENVVLYSLQALRGIIDESLLPVYQAVYHKYKDSAEENYILTNLTHRLTEMKLTVEDLQA, encoded by the coding sequence GTGGAGATACAACTAAGTAGAATCAAAGAAAAGTTAGCGAATATTGAACAATACGACGAAGATTTTGTTGTATTTGGTGCAGATTCGCATGAATATACCGTAGGTGCGAATGTCGATCTTCAGGAAGTAGCAACTTTTGAACAAAAGTGCGGAATTAAACTACCCGAAGCTTATGTGGCATTTGTAACCCAAATAGGAAATGGAAACACAACAGAAAACGCCTATATGGGAAGTGCCGCTGGGCCTTATTATGGGATTTATCCTTTAGGGGATGGGCTAGAAGATCTCAATGCAGGGGATGTTAAGCGCTATTTGAGTTATCCTTGTCTATTAGATCCTGATATGACTGATAAGACTTGGACAACGTTAACGCAAGCTATGTATGATGAGGAGTTATCCGATGAGGCTTACGATGCAATTGTAGGGCCTTTATTTGGTGGATTATTACCTATTGGCACGCAAGGATGTGCAATTACAACTTGTTTAATTTTAAATGGACCGCATAAAGGTAGAATTGTTTACCTCAATGATGATTACAAACCTGCATTTGCTTATGAAGCTGATTTTTTAGCTTGGTATGAGCGTTGGTTGGATGAAATTATTGCTGGGGATTTACTCGCAGAACACGCTGGATGGTTTGGTTACAGAAGAGGAGGAACAAGTATCGACTTATGGGAGGCTTTTCGAACGGCTACCACAGAACAAGAGCAATTGGAATACTTGGATGGGTTAATGAATAAAAAAGAAATAAGCGAACCTATTCTTCAAGGTGTGATAGAAACAATTCCTCAAGTAACAGTTGTAGTAAGACAGCGTTTGATTTCGATTTTAGCGAAAACAACCTTTGATCGTGCTATCCCTTTTTTAGAAGAAGAAGTGGAAGCGAACTTGTTGTTTGTCTTGCAGCAAATTCACTGGTATGGAACAAATGAAGCCTATTGGCTTCCTGTATTAGAAGCGTATAAGGATAAAATAGAAGAGGAAGAAACCTATCGTTTTTACAGTTATATTGCAATAAAAGCAACAGATAATTATGCGTATTTAATTGTACCTGGATTAACGTCAAGACAAGCTGAAATTCGCAGTCAAGCTGTTTATACGCTGGGTAAATTGGAAAATAAAGAAGCCTATATCATTTTATTTAGAGAAGCATTACAAGATGAAAATGAAAATGTAGTGTTGTATAGTTTACAAGCACTAAGAGGCATAATAGATGAAAGTTTACTGCCAGTATATCAAGCAGTGTATCACAAGTATAAGGACAGTGCGGAAGAGAATTACATCCTGACTAATTTAACGCATCGTTTAACAGAAATGAAATTAACCGTAGAAGATTTACAAGCCTAA
- a CDS encoding HutD family protein, whose protein sequence is MHIEFIQKETVTANQWSGGQTREYSIYPKMALYADRKFAFRISSATIETIPSEFTKFEGYHRYLAMLDGKLDLTINGVDQHYENHELFTFKSTDTITSYSKGTDFNLMLQDTIVDEVVAVRQEPFQTNQPFIMLFALAAGEVVINTQSFDMQLWDCILITNEEEQTVEVQVNQPTIVGYWSMPEIK, encoded by the coding sequence ATGCATATTGAATTTATACAAAAAGAAACGGTGACTGCGAACCAATGGTCAGGTGGGCAAACGAGAGAATATAGCATTTACCCTAAAATGGCTCTATATGCGGATCGAAAGTTTGCATTTCGCATTAGTAGTGCCACCATTGAAACGATTCCTTCTGAATTTACAAAATTTGAAGGATATCACCGCTATTTAGCGATGTTAGATGGCAAGTTAGACTTAACAATCAATGGCGTAGATCAGCACTATGAAAATCACGAGCTATTTACATTCAAGTCAACGGATACCATTACTTCCTATTCAAAAGGAACGGATTTTAATTTGATGCTGCAGGATACGATTGTCGATGAGGTCGTTGCGGTGCGTCAAGAACCCTTTCAAACGAATCAACCGTTTATTATGCTATTTGCGTTAGCAGCGGGAGAAGTTGTGATTAATACCCAATCTTTTGACATGCAACTGTGGGATTGTATTCTGATAACCAATGAGGAAGAGCAAACAGTAGAAGTACAAGTAAATCAACCGACTATTGTAGGGTATTGGTCGATGCCAGAAATAAAATAA
- a CDS encoding peptidase domain-containing ABC transporter codes for MFRYFTPQHDQMDCGPACLAMIANHYKKKVSIQYIREQCFITREGVSLLGIKEAAKKIGMRSKAVKITTLDLDQALLPCILHWNQNHFVVLYKISTTLFSNQKKYKIADPGYGMISLSVEKFKHAWLSEGEKGIALFVHPTERFHEQQVIKQEKQTLAYVWHYLKPYRKQVFQLFVLLFLGTLTMLFFPFLTQQLIDEGVNKANLSVITYVLMAQLAFFLGNIVFSVGRNWILLIMGTQINIQIISDFLKKLLQLPIKFFDTKLMGDFNQRIQDHERIEQFLTSDSLLTVFSMFTFSVFFGVLWYYDIQILIVYISLTIISIGWSLYWMKKRKMLDYFRFQQRSENQEAIYEIINGVSEMKLNQLEESKRIEWEEIQQKLFVINKRILKVDQVQLSGFEFINQFKNIVVTFLTSYLVVHQAMSLGALLSVSYIIGQMNSPINQLIAFFRSFQDAKLSLARLNEVQHHPIEEQETLKPLIVTEGKQDNEKNRGIYLNKLSFQYEGPQSPYVLKNLHLLFPKGKVTAIVGASGSGKTTLMKLLLKFYEPTHGTIYFDEDSLTALSPRSIRENCGVVMQDGFIFSDTIARNIATSDQEMNESKLRHAAQMANLELFISELPLGYQTKIGAAGNGISGGQKQRILIARAVYKNPHYLFFDEATSALDAENEKIIHDNLQTFFKGKTVLIIAHRLSTVKQADHIIVLQQGQCIEEGNHQALVAKKGTYYNLVKNQLELGS; via the coding sequence ATGTTCAGATATTTCACCCCCCAACACGACCAAATGGATTGTGGCCCCGCGTGTTTAGCGATGATTGCGAATCATTACAAGAAAAAGGTAAGTATTCAATATATACGGGAACAGTGTTTTATTACAAGAGAAGGTGTTTCGCTCTTGGGAATTAAAGAAGCAGCGAAAAAGATTGGTATGAGATCAAAAGCAGTCAAAATTACTACACTAGATTTAGATCAAGCCCTTTTGCCCTGTATTTTACATTGGAATCAGAATCACTTTGTTGTTCTTTATAAAATTTCGACTACTTTATTTTCCAACCAGAAAAAATATAAAATTGCAGACCCAGGATATGGGATGATTTCTTTGTCAGTAGAGAAATTTAAACATGCTTGGTTATCAGAAGGTGAAAAGGGAATTGCTTTGTTTGTTCATCCAACAGAAAGATTTCATGAACAACAAGTTATAAAACAAGAGAAACAAACACTTGCCTATGTTTGGCACTATCTAAAACCCTACCGCAAACAAGTATTTCAATTATTTGTTTTACTTTTTTTAGGTACTTTGACGATGTTGTTTTTTCCATTTTTAACGCAACAACTTATTGATGAAGGAGTCAACAAAGCTAACTTATCCGTAATCACATATGTGTTGATGGCTCAGCTAGCCTTTTTTTTGGGTAATATTGTGTTTAGTGTAGGTCGAAATTGGATCTTGTTAATTATGGGAACCCAAATCAACATTCAAATTATCTCCGATTTTCTAAAGAAATTATTGCAATTACCCATTAAGTTTTTTGATACTAAATTGATGGGAGATTTTAATCAGCGTATTCAAGATCATGAGAGAATTGAACAGTTTCTAACTTCGGATAGTTTGCTAACTGTTTTTTCAATGTTTACATTTTCTGTTTTCTTTGGGGTATTGTGGTACTATGATATTCAGATTTTAATTGTTTATATCAGTCTAACGATTATTTCTATTGGTTGGTCTTTGTATTGGATGAAAAAGAGAAAAATGTTAGATTATTTTCGTTTTCAACAACGCAGTGAGAATCAAGAAGCAATTTACGAAATTATCAATGGAGTTTCAGAAATGAAATTGAACCAACTAGAGGAAAGTAAACGAATCGAGTGGGAAGAAATACAACAAAAACTCTTCGTTATTAATAAGCGGATTTTAAAAGTAGATCAAGTGCAACTTTCTGGATTTGAATTTATCAATCAGTTTAAAAATATTGTGGTAACTTTTCTCACTTCTTATTTAGTGGTACATCAAGCAATGTCATTAGGAGCTTTACTCAGTGTTTCTTATATCATCGGACAAATGAACAGTCCGATTAATCAACTTATTGCATTTTTTAGGTCATTTCAAGATGCGAAGCTTAGTTTAGCCCGATTAAATGAAGTACAACATCATCCTATAGAAGAACAAGAAACATTAAAACCACTAATCGTGACAGAAGGAAAACAAGATAATGAGAAAAATAGAGGAATATATTTAAATAAGCTTTCCTTTCAATATGAAGGACCTCAATCTCCCTATGTGTTGAAAAATCTTCACTTATTGTTTCCAAAGGGTAAAGTAACCGCTATTGTTGGTGCTAGTGGAAGTGGTAAAACTACATTGATGAAGCTTTTATTAAAATTTTATGAGCCTACACATGGAACAATCTATTTTGATGAAGATTCTTTGACTGCACTTTCTCCTAGGAGTATTCGTGAAAATTGTGGTGTCGTTATGCAAGACGGTTTTATTTTTTCAGATACTATTGCACGTAATATTGCCACAAGTGATCAGGAAATGAATGAGTCGAAACTAAGGCATGCTGCTCAAATGGCCAATTTAGAGTTATTTATATCGGAGTTGCCTTTAGGATATCAAACTAAAATTGGTGCGGCAGGGAATGGCATTTCTGGCGGACAAAAGCAGCGTATCCTAATTGCTCGCGCTGTGTATAAAAATCCTCATTATCTGTTCTTTGACGAAGCAACTTCTGCTTTAGATGCTGAAAACGAGAAGATAATTCACGACAATTTACAAACGTTTTTTAAAGGAAAAACCGTATTAATCATAGCCCATCGTTTGTCTACTGTAAAACAAGCAGACCATATTATTGTACTTCAACAAGGTCAATGTATAGAAGAAGGGAACCATCAAGCTTTAGTCGCTAAAAAGGGTACATACTATAACCTAGTCAAGAATCAACTAGAATTAGGGAGTTAA
- a CDS encoding lanthionine synthetase LanC family protein, whose amino-acid sequence MKKLELEEIILAIEQEINHNLHVFSDSSIEYGRMGGAIFYYYAFDYFKNDSFFSKGEFLIEKSIDYISNQIFNNPSLKYKGDSVGFMLSSFGKGLLFIQNNFEFRYDFSSYCMELNEVLYDITKQTINKKDHDYFCGTFSTGYYFLNHYKYNKDEFSKSILNLIVKAVIKDKIILNEEEVYWNSPTFNNSVYLGLSHGAAMIINFLSKVIEFNIYVGDKKELEDVLFKAITFLIRRERNYLDGYFPHTFIQDEKASITQLSMCYGDLGVLYAISNALRLLEIENFDERINELLISTSKRRLNKNYTQDSSILYGCSGLYYLYKDLYNRTNNEIYLESYLYWFECIFKFRDSQKKNLAGFQFEYEKFNEADKSATFSFYWGIGGIGITLMKEGLATLPDLNELLLIG is encoded by the coding sequence ATGAAAAAATTAGAGCTAGAAGAGATTATTTTGGCTATTGAACAAGAAATAAATCATAACCTACATGTATTTTCAGATTCTTCTATAGAATATGGGAGGATGGGGGGAGCTATTTTTTATTATTATGCATTTGATTATTTCAAGAATGATAGTTTTTTTAGTAAAGGTGAATTCTTAATTGAAAAATCAATTGATTATATTTCGAACCAGATTTTTAATAATCCAAGTTTAAAGTATAAAGGAGACTCTGTTGGGTTTATGTTGTCTAGTTTTGGAAAAGGTCTTTTGTTTATTCAGAATAATTTTGAATTTAGGTATGATTTTTCATCGTATTGTATGGAGTTAAATGAGGTACTTTACGATATAACAAAACAGACTATTAATAAAAAAGATCATGATTATTTTTGTGGTACCTTTTCTACAGGGTACTATTTTTTAAATCATTATAAATATAATAAAGATGAGTTTTCAAAAAGTATATTAAATTTAATTGTAAAAGCTGTTATAAAAGATAAAATTATCCTGAATGAGGAAGAGGTTTATTGGAACTCCCCGACATTTAATAATAGCGTTTATTTAGGATTGTCACATGGGGCGGCGATGATAATTAATTTCTTGAGTAAAGTCATAGAGTTTAATATTTATGTTGGAGATAAAAAAGAATTAGAAGATGTTTTGTTTAAGGCTATCACTTTTTTAATTAGAAGAGAGAGAAACTATTTGGATGGATACTTCCCTCACACTTTTATACAAGATGAAAAAGCAAGTATAACACAACTTTCCATGTGTTATGGAGATTTAGGTGTACTATATGCTATTTCAAATGCTTTACGACTTTTAGAAATTGAAAATTTTGATGAAAGGATAAATGAGTTACTTATTTCTACTTCTAAAAGGAGATTAAATAAAAATTATACTCAAGATTCCAGTATTTTGTATGGTTGTTCAGGTCTTTATTATCTTTATAAAGATTTGTATAATAGAACAAATAATGAAATTTATTTAGAATCCTATTTATACTGGTTCGAGTGCATTTTTAAATTTAGAGATTCACAAAAAAAAAATCTAGCCGGATTTCAATTTGAATATGAAAAATTTAATGAAGCCGATAAATCAGCTACTTTTTCTTTTTATTGGGGTATTGGAGGTATTGGGATTACATTAATGAAAGAGGGTTTAGCTACTCTTCCTGATTTAAATGAACTTTTACTAATAGGATAA